One Tolypothrix bouteillei VB521301 DNA window includes the following coding sequences:
- a CDS encoding GumC family protein has product MEHTSQFEEIDFQKYLQVLQRRWVPGVGVFGAVATLASLYAFLLKPTYKAEASLLIKTNQASSLTGLGEAIGAIGRLDSLASNNPLDTQAKIVASVPVIEETIDSLDLKDDRGKPLTIRDMTEKLKVEAAKGTDILQISYKDKNPKLAAKVVNKVIEIYISNNRQANRAEAVSARNFIQQQLPETENAVRRAETALRRFKERNKVIALQEEATASVSAISKLEEQISQARAQLVDVTAQSRKLQTQAKIDPQQAVTVAQLSQIPGTQKLLEQLQEAQSQLAVERNRFQPEHPSILHLEEKITALNSLLQQRTEQIQGSDRQVNIENLQVGELRQQLIEDFARSEARRVGLEGQIMTLSNERSAYKERANILPSLEQTQRQLERKLKAAQTTYETLLRRLQEIQVAENQNIGNARVISPALIPDRPSGSKKKLVIGGGAVAGVLLGVIAAFTLDLLDQSVKTVKEARELFQYTLLGVIPSTTGNGKKSSSFLKVVGRDIPHFPVGDAYQMLQANLKFLSSDKKPKAIVVTSSASKEGKSEVAANLAVAMAQVGRRVLLVDADMRHPVQHHVWGMGNAVGLSNLIVDELPMYTLVQEVMPNLYVLPSGVLPPNPVALLDSKRMVALIASFVEEYDFVIFDTPTLAGTADAAVLSKLSDGILLVARPGVSDYVSANAAKQFLTQSGLNVLGMVINGVNVKREPDSYFYYTRNSVEVGFAPRNSVLTEINTSRFTGKSDVS; this is encoded by the coding sequence ATGGAGCACACATCACAATTTGAAGAAATTGATTTTCAAAAATATTTGCAGGTTTTGCAACGGCGTTGGGTACCCGGAGTAGGAGTTTTTGGAGCAGTTGCTACCCTTGCATCCTTATATGCATTCTTATTGAAACCTACATATAAGGCAGAAGCAAGTCTGTTGATTAAAACGAATCAAGCCTCTTCACTAACGGGTTTGGGGGAAGCTATTGGAGCCATAGGACGGCTTGATTCTTTAGCTTCGAATAATCCGTTAGATACCCAAGCAAAAATAGTGGCATCTGTTCCAGTTATTGAGGAAACAATTGATTCACTTGACCTCAAAGATGATCGGGGCAAACCTTTGACAATCCGAGATATGACTGAAAAGCTTAAGGTAGAAGCTGCTAAAGGAACCGATATACTGCAAATTTCTTATAAAGATAAAAATCCCAAGCTTGCGGCAAAAGTCGTCAACAAAGTTATTGAAATTTATATCAGCAATAACAGACAAGCGAATCGGGCTGAAGCAGTCTCAGCTCGCAACTTTATCCAGCAGCAGCTACCTGAAACTGAGAACGCTGTAAGAAGAGCAGAAACAGCCTTGCGTAGATTCAAAGAGAGAAATAAAGTCATTGCTCTGCAAGAAGAAGCAACTGCATCAGTCAGCGCGATTTCCAAGTTAGAAGAACAAATTTCTCAAGCTCGAGCTCAATTGGTTGATGTGACTGCTCAATCACGAAAGTTACAAACTCAAGCGAAGATCGATCCACAACAAGCTGTAACTGTTGCACAGTTAAGTCAAATACCAGGAACACAAAAACTACTGGAGCAACTTCAGGAGGCTCAAAGCCAGCTTGCAGTTGAGCGAAATCGTTTTCAGCCAGAACACCCTTCTATTCTTCATTTGGAGGAAAAAATTACTGCCCTCAACAGCTTGTTACAACAGCGGACAGAGCAGATCCAAGGCAGCGATCGGCAAGTCAATATAGAGAATCTTCAAGTTGGAGAACTGCGACAACAACTGATTGAAGATTTTGCTCGCTCTGAGGCAAGACGTGTCGGTTTAGAAGGTCAAATTATGACCCTGTCTAATGAAAGGTCTGCCTACAAAGAACGAGCAAACATTTTGCCCAGTCTAGAACAGACTCAGCGGCAGCTTGAGCGGAAGTTGAAAGCAGCTCAAACGACTTACGAAACACTTTTGAGGAGACTGCAAGAGATCCAAGTCGCGGAAAACCAAAACATTGGAAATGCTCGTGTCATATCTCCTGCGTTAATACCCGATCGACCATCTGGTTCTAAAAAGAAACTAGTTATCGGCGGTGGAGCAGTTGCAGGTGTTTTGCTTGGTGTCATTGCTGCTTTCACTTTAGATTTGCTCGACCAATCGGTTAAGACGGTTAAAGAAGCCAGAGAACTATTTCAATACACCCTGCTGGGGGTTATTCCTTCAACCACTGGCAATGGCAAAAAGAGCTCTTCTTTTCTCAAAGTGGTTGGTAGGGATATTCCTCACTTTCCCGTGGGTGACGCATATCAAATGTTGCAAGCCAACTTAAAGTTTCTTAGTTCAGATAAAAAGCCAAAAGCGATCGTGGTTACAAGTTCTGCTTCCAAAGAAGGAAAGTCTGAGGTGGCGGCAAATCTAGCTGTGGCAATGGCTCAGGTAGGACGTCGGGTTTTGTTGGTGGATGCCGATATGCGTCATCCAGTCCAGCATCACGTTTGGGGTATGGGGAATGCAGTAGGACTATCAAATCTTATTGTTGACGAACTTCCAATGTATACACTTGTGCAGGAAGTTATGCCCAATCTTTACGTTCTTCCGTCTGGAGTTTTACCTCCTAACCCAGTGGCGCTGTTAGATTCAAAGCGAATGGTTGCATTAATTGCCTCCTTTGTAGAAGAATACGATTTCGTCATTTTTGACACCCCAACCCTAGCAGGAACAGCAGATGCTGCGGTTTTAAGCAAACTATCTGACGGGATCTTATTGGTAGCTCGTCCTGGAGTGAGTGATTATGTTAGTGCAAATGCAGCCAAGCAGTTTTTAACTCAGTCTGGTCTAAATGTTTTAGGCATGGTGATTAATGGTGTGAATGTGAAACGCGAGCCTGACAGCTATTTTTATTACACGAGAAATTCAGTTGAAGTAGGCTTTGCACCTAGAAACTCTGTACTTACAGAAATAAATACATCAAGGTTTACAGGTAAAAGCGATGTCTCTTAA